From Apium graveolens cultivar Ventura unplaced genomic scaffold, ASM990537v1 ctg7333, whole genome shotgun sequence, one genomic window encodes:
- the LOC141704038 gene encoding secreted RxLR effector protein 161-like produces MEDRRVAHFVYYLVQQMKDCIELKQSAYTKKILEKAGMQAFNPTKYPMDPKEHLTNDEGGKLVDPTEYKSLVGGLRYLVHTCPDMAYDVGIVSRLMEKPTVLHMNAIKRILRYVKGTINYGLVYSRDIRNNMLTGYSNSDFGGQTDDRKSTRGMVFYLNDNLITWVSQKQRCVALSSCEAEFMGGTTSACQAVWLRNLLSKLTGEDMGPVILYIDDKSAIDLARNLVFHGRSTTYRQTLPLYSRMC; encoded by the coding sequence ATGGAAGATAGAAGAGTAGCGCATTTTGTGTATTACCTGGTTCAACAAATGAAGGACTGTATAGAGCTAAAACAGTCAGCTTACACAAAGAAAATATTGGAGAAGGCTGGAATGCAAGCTTTTAACCCCACTAAATATCCTATGGATCCGAAGGAGCATTTGACTAACGACGAAGGCGGGAAACTGGTGGATCCAACAGAATACAAAAGCTTGGTTGGAGGACTTCGCTACCTTGTGCATACATGTCCCGACATGGCTTATGATGTGGGGATAGTCAGCCGTTTAATGGAAAAGCCCACAGTTCTTCATATGAATGCTATAAAGCGTATACTCAGGTACGTCAAGGGTACAATTAACTACGGCCTGGTTTATTCGAGGGATATTAGAAACAATATGCTTACAGGATACTCGAATAGCGATTTTGGAGGACAAACAGATGACAGGAAGAGTACAAGAGGAATGGTATTTTACTTAAATGATAACCTCATCACATGGGTCTCACAGAAACAAAGGTGTGTGGCCTTGTCTTCGTGCGAGGCAGAGTTTATGGGAGGGACGACATCAGCTTGTCAAGCTGTTTGGCTGAGGAATCTGCTGAGCAAGCTAACAGGTGAAGATATGGGTCCAGTAATCTTGTACATTGATGATAAATCCGCCATCGATCTTGCAAGGAACCTAGTTTTTCATGGGCGTAGTACAACATATAGACAAACGCTACCATTATATTCGAGAATGTGTTGA